A genomic stretch from Gopherus flavomarginatus isolate rGopFla2 chromosome 3, rGopFla2.mat.asm, whole genome shotgun sequence includes:
- the PALM2AKAP2 gene encoding A-kinase anchor protein 2 isoform X5, translated as MEIEVPVSEHKNITVVDSTHPVDNQTHFFSPVASHNGLKDRHESLDSEVAKEIRYLDEVLEANCCDSAADNTFNGTCSPEPSAILVDASGPPVPVNSESVPNEKDVIVAGRQASPITEKNETNVMAEKLKPNGHSSDGQKEELCGNLKMPSSPSSSTSSRRSSKDGELTLTTIKKEAKFELRAFQEEKKPSKLFDNDNEKEKYSVRKVRPSEEIIELEKERRELIKSQAVKKNPGIAAKWWNPPQEKTLEEQLDEEHLESHKKYKERKERQQQQNTTPTSPKQVAYSFVPPEPGCVKKEDIVTEQIDFSAARKQFQLMENSGQSNSQIAPKRSGAPKMFSIKPFYKPIGPSQIDRPTVSMTRPASVPLENNDITIVKAQKVSCVSEGHPRNIQTSPTDPVRELSYGDTSKTGQTTKLWADDSEFMSARAIFMVVKDDGPGILDQFSRSVNVSSPPEELDSGLDELSVRSQDTTVLETLSNDFSMDNISDSGASNETMNPLQENSLADFSLPQTPQMDTPSECQVGVSKSFSDHGFYSPSSTLLDSMLVDDQLDYHAGLLVQNAIQQAIAEQTDKTGSKQATDKAERKNSVKGQEEVSTAPCSVKEQSTMFEPPQVSSPVQEKKDTIPKTSRDEDSGLREGKTSQQSSVSPTSQPFIVEENRQEVSYFSKYSEAAELRSTASILATQEPEVTVGPFKLRSRKQRTLSMIEEEIRAAQEREEELKRQRQGLQMAQSPITKSAPPLPTRTVAYKTAPGKIEKIRPPPSPTTEGPLSQSDLLPDEAAGSQRPKNLLQTLMEDYETHKTKRRERMDDSSYTCQLLSSKVTSEVLEATRVSRRKSALALRWEAGIYANQEENE; from the exons ATGGAAATTGAAGTCCCAGTCTCGGAACATAAAAACATCACTGTGGTGGATTCAACACATCCTGTAGACAATCAAACCCACTTCTTTTCACCTGTTGCCAGTCACAATGGACTGAAGGACAGGCATGAATCCCTGGACAGTGAAGTTGCTAAAGAGATCAGATATCTAGATGAAGTGCTGGAGGCCAACTGCTGTGATTCTGCTGCAGATAACACCTTCAATGGAACATGCTCCCCTGAGCCAAGTGCAATCCTTGTGGATGCCTCTGGTCCACCTGTTCCTGTTAACAGTGAGTCTGTACCCAATGAAAAGGACGTCATAGTAGCTGGCAGGCAAGCATCCCCAATCACTGAAAAGAATGAAACCAATGTAATGGCTGAGAAGCTGAAACCTAATGGCCATTCTTCAGATGGACAGAAAGAGGAGCTTTGTGGCAATCTAAAAATGCCGTCGAGTCCAAGTTCTTCAACAAGTTCGAGAAGATCCTCCAAGGATGGAGAACTGACCTTAACTACTATTAAGAAAGAAGCTAAGTTTGAACTGCGAGCCTTCCAGGAAGAAAAGAAGCCATCCAAGCTCTTTGACAATGATAACGAGAAGGAGAAGTACAGCGTCCGGAAAGTGAGACCATCAGAGGAAATTATTGAACTTGAAAAGGAAAGAAGGGAGCTTATTAAAAGCCAAGCAGTAAAGAAAAATCCTGGCATCGCAGCCAAATGGTGGAACCCACCCCAAGAAAAGACACTGGAGGAGCAATTAGATGAAGAGCATCTAGAGTCCCACAAGAAGTACAAGGAacgcaaggagaggcagcagcagcaaaacacaACACCAACGTCACCAAAACAGGTGGCCTATTCCTTTGTACCTCCAGAGCCAGGCTGTGTTAAAAAAGAAGATATTGTCACAGAACAGATAGATTTTTCAGCGGCCAGGAAACAGTTTCAGTTAATGGAAAATTCAGGTCAGTCTAACAGCCAGATTGCACCAAAGAGATCAGGGGCACCCAAAATGTTCTCCATCAAACCCTTCTACAAACCCATTGGCCCATCGCAAATAGACAGGCCAACAGTTTCCATGACAAGACCTGCTTCTGTACCACTTGAGAATAATGATATAACCATTGTAAAAGCTCAGAAGGTCTCTTGTGTCTCAGAGGGTCACCCTAGAAATATTCAAACTAGTCCAACAGACCCAGTAAGAGAATTGTCTTACGGTGATACCTCAAAGACTGGACAGACCACAAAATTGTGGGCAGATGACAGTGAATTCATGAGTGCGAGAGCCATCTTCATGGTGGTAAAGGACGACGGCCCTGGCATTTTAGATCAGTTTTCGAGGTCAGTCAATGTGTCTTCTCCTCCCGAGGAGCTGGACTCTGGTTTGGATGAATTGTCGGTGAGATCTCAGGATACCACAGTCTTGGAAACTCTTTCCAATGATTTCAGCATGGATAATATCAGTGACAGTGGTGCTTCTAATGAGACTATGAATCCCCTCCAAGAAAATTCACTTGCAGATTTCTCTCTACCGCAGACCCCACAAATGGACACCCCCTCAGAGTGCCAGGTAGGTGTTTCCAAGTCATTTAGTGACCATGGCTTTTACTCCCCTTCCTCTACATTGCTAGACTCCATGCTGGTTGATGACCAGCTGGACTACCATGCTGGCCTACTAGTTCAAAACGCAATTCAACAAGCCATAGCTGAGCAAACTGACAAGACAGGCTCTAAACAAGCGACAGACAAAGCTGAGCGGAAGAACTCTGTCAAAGGCCAGGAAGAAGTCAGCACAGCACCGTGTTCTGTGAAGGAGCAGAGCACAATGTTTGAGCCACCTCAGGTGTCTTCTCCTGTTCAAGAAAAAAAGGACACGATACCAAAGACTTCAAGAGATGAAGACTCAGGACTCAGGGAAGGGAAAACTTCACAGCAATCTTCTGTATCCCCCACCAGCCAGCCATTCATTGTGGAGGAAAACAGGCAGGAGGTCAGCTATTTTAGCAAGTACTCTGAGGCAGCCGAGCTTAGAAGCACTGCTTCTATCCTGGCTACACAAGAGCCCGAGGTGACCGTGGGTCCTTTTAAGCTAAGGTCAAGAAAACAGCGGACTTTGTCGATGATAGAAGAAGAGATCAGAGCAGCCCAGGAACGAGAGGAGGAATTGAAGAGACAGAGGCAAGGTCTACAGATGGCACAGAGTCCCATCACAAAGAGCGCGCCTCCACTGCCTACCAGAACGGTGGCTTACAAAACTGCTCCAG GGAAGATAGAGAAGATCAGGCCTCCTCCATCCCCGACAACAGAAGGTCCCCTATCCCAGTCTGACTTACTGCCTGACGAGGCTGCAGGATCCCAGAGGCCCAAGAATTTGCTGCAGACCCTCATGGAGGATTATGAAACACACAAAACTAAGAGGCGTGAGAGGATGGATGACAGCAGT